The Ascaphus truei isolate aAscTru1 unplaced genomic scaffold, aAscTru1.hap1 HAP1_SCAFFOLD_694, whole genome shotgun sequence genome window below encodes:
- the LOC142485982 gene encoding G-protein coupled receptor 3-like — protein MNMSHALRGWRLRANNESGGVELLSREQPPRLNPWDVALCASGALIASENAVVLGVILSKSTLRAPVFLLIGSLAASDLLSGLGLILRFAFVCWPPSESFSLLTAGLLVTSFTASICSLLSITVDRYLSLYNALTYYSHRTLFRTYIMLALSWVVAAGFGVLPALGWHCLQWTPGCSIIRPLTKGNLVALSGCFFMVFGVMLLLYAQICKIVCKHAQEIAMQRHHLPANHYVTTTKGVSTLAFMLGTFATCWLPFAIYCLLGDHTYPSWYTYATVLPAAYNSMINPIIYAYRNQDIRKVLWGACCRSPKKHFGSRCPSDV, from the coding sequence ATGAACATGTCCCATGCGCTCCGGGGCTGGCGGCTTCGGGCGAATAACGAGAGCGGAGGAGTGGAACTGCTGTCCCGGGAGCAGCCCCCTCGCCTGAACCCGTGGGACGTGGCGCTGTGCGCGTCGGGAGCGCTCATCGCCAGCGAGAACGCCGTCGTGCTGGGGGTCATCCTCTCCAAGTCCACGCTGCGAGCACCCGTCTTCCTGCTCATCGGGAGCCTGGCCGCGTCCGATCTCCTCTCCGGCCTCGGCCTCATCCTGCGCTTCGCTTTTGTTTGCTGGCCCCCCTCGGAGTCCTTCAGCCTCCTGACCGCGGGTCTCCTGGTCACCTCCTTCACCGCCAGCATCTGCAGCCTTCTGTCCATCACCGTTGACCGCTACCTATCCCTCTACAACGCCCTCACGTACTATTCCCACCGGACGTTGTTTCGTACCTACATCATGCTGGCCCTCAGCTGGGTGGTGGCTGCAGGTTTCGGAGTGCTGCCCGCTCTGGGCTGGCACTGCCTACAGTGGACACCTGGCTGTAGCATCATACGCCCCCTTACCAAGGGCAACCTTGTTGCCCTCTCTGGGTGCTTCTTCATGGTCTTTGGGGTCATGTTGCTGCTCTACGCGCAGATCTGCAAGATAGTCTGCAAGCACGCCCAGGAGATAGCCATGCAACGCCACCACCTGCCCGCCAACCACTACGTCACTACCACGAAGGGCGTCTCCACCTTGGCCTTCATGCTGGGCACTTTCGCAACTTGCTGGCTACCGTTCGCCATCTACTGCCTGTTGGGGGACCACACGTACCCCTCATGGTATACTTATGCAACCGTGCTCCCCGCTGCCTACAACTCCATGATCAACCCCATTATATACGCCTACCGCAACCAGGACATACGGAAGGTTCTGTGGGGCGCTTGCTGCAGGTCACCCAAAAAACACTTTGGCTCCAGGTGCCCTAGCGATGTGTAA